Proteins encoded within one genomic window of Carassius carassius chromosome 22, fCarCar2.1, whole genome shotgun sequence:
- the cand1 gene encoding cullin-associated NEDD8-dissociated protein 1 has protein sequence MASASYHISNLLEKMTSSDKDFRFMATNDLMSELQKDSIKLDDDSERKVVKMILKLLEDKNGEVQNLAVKCLGPLVSKVKEYQVETIVDTLCTNMLSDKEQLRDISSIGLKTVIGELPPASSGSALAASVCKKITGRLTSAIAKQEDVSVQLEALDIMADMLCRQGGLLVNFHPSILSCLLPQLTSPRLAVRKRTIIALGHLVMSCGNLVFVDLIEHLLSELSRNESMSTTRTYIQCIAAISRQAGHRIGEYLEKIIPLVVKFCNVDDDELREYCIQAFESFVRRCPKEVYPHVPTVISICLKYLTYDPNYNYDDEDEDENAMDAEGVDEDYQGSDDEYSDDDDMSWKVRRAAAKCLDAVVSTRHEMLPEFYRTVSPALIARFKEREENVKADVFHAYLSLLKQTRPAQSWLCDPDAMEQGETPLTMLQSQVSMIVKALHKQMKEKSIKTRQCCFNMLTELVNVLPGALTQHIPVLIPGIIFSLNDKSSSSNLKIDALSCLYVILCNHQPQVFHPHVQAIVPPVVACVGDPFYKITSEALLVTQQLVKVIRPLDQTDVFDASPYISDLFACTIKRLKAADIDQEVKERAISCMGQIICNLGDSLGADLPGTLLIFLERLKNEITRLTTVKALTLIAGSKLKINLRPILGEAVPILASFLRKNQRALKLSTLAALDILVKNYSDSVTPAMIDAVLAELPPLINESDMHVSQMAISFLTTLARVHPDSLSKISGSILAELIALVRSPLLQGGALSAMLEFFQALVATGTASLGYMDLLRMLTGPVYAQSAALTHKQSYYSIAKCVAALTRACPKEGPAVVGQFIQDVKNSRSTDSIRLLALLSLGEVGHHVDLSSQPELKTVILDAFSSASEEVKSAASYALGSISVGNLPEYLPFVLQEISGQPKRQYLLLHSLKEIISSASVAGLKPYVENVWALLLKHCECTEEGTRNVVAECLGKLTLIDPETLLPRLKGYLLSGSSYARSSVVTAVKFTISDHPQTIDPLLKNCIGDFLKTLEDPDLNVRRVALVTFNSAAHNKPSLIRELLDTVLPHLYNETKVRKDLIREVEMGPFKHTVDDGLDIRKAAFECMYTLLDSCLDRLDIFEFLNHVEDGLKDHYDIKMLTFLMLARLSSLCPSAVLQRLDRLVEPLRATCTTKVKANSVKQEFEKQDELKRSAMRAVVALLTIPEAEKSPLMSEFQSQISSNPELAAIFDSIQRDSSSTNMESMDTT, from the exons ATGGCGAGTGCCTCGTACCACATCTCTAATCTTTTGGAGAAAATGACATCCAGCGACAAGGATTTCAG ATTCATGGCCACCAATGATTTGATGTCCGAATTGCAGAAGGATTCGATAAAGCTGGATGATGATAGTGAACGGAAGGTGgtcaaaatgattttaaaactccTGGAGGACAAGAATGGAGAAGTTCAGAATCTGGCTGTAAAATG TTTGGGCCCACTTGTCAGCAAAGTGAAGGAGTACCAGGTCGAAACCATTGTTGATACATTATGTACAAACATGTTATCAGATAAGGAGCAGCTGCGAGATATTTCCAGCATCGGCCTCAAGACGGTGATTGGAGAGCTCCCGCCAGCGTCCAGTG GCTCTGCTCTTGCTGCTAGCGTTTGCAAAAAGATTACAGGCCGCCTCACAAGTGCCATTGCCAAGCAGGAGGACGTCTCCGTTCAGTTGGAAGCATTGGACATCATGGCAGACATGCTGTGCAG ACAAGGTGGCCTCTTAGTGAATTTCCATCCTTCCATTCTGAGCTGTCTGCTGCCTCAATTGACAAGCCCTCGCCTGGCAGTGAGAAAGAGGACCATCATAGCCCTGGGACATCTGGTCATGAGCTGTGGAAACCTGGTCTTTGTGGACCTCATCGAGCACTTACTATCCGAGCTCTCACGCAACGAATCTATGTCAACCACGCGCACTTACATCCAGTGTATTGCTGCCATCAGCAGACAAGCTGGCCACAGAATTG GTGAGTACTTGGAGAAGATCATCCCGTTGGTGGTGAAGTTCTGCAATGTTGATGACGATGAACTGAGGGAGTATTGCATACAAGCTTTCGAGTCTTTCGTAAGGAG GTGTCCGAAGGAAGTCTACCCACATGTCCCAACAGTCATTAGCATCTGTCTTAAGTATCTGACCTATGACCCTAACTACAACTATGATGACGAGGATGAAGATGAGAATGCAATGGATGCCGAAGGTGTAGACGAAGATTATCAAG gaagtgatgATGAGTACAGTGACGATGACGACATGAGTTGGAAAGTGAGGAGAGCAGCAGCAAAGTGCTTGGATGCAGTGGTGAGCACACGACATGAGATGTTGCCGGAGTTTTACCGCACTGTTTCTCCAGCGCTCATTGCCCGCTTTAAAGAGCGGGAAGAAAACGTCAAGGCAGATGTTTTCCATGCCTACCTGTCCTTACTCAAGCAAACACGCCCTGCCCAGAGCTGGCTCTGTGACCCGGATGCCATGGAACAGGGAGAAACTCCTCTTACAATGCTACAAAGTCAG GTGTCCATGATAGTAAAAGCACTGCACAAACAGATGAAGGAGAAAAGTATTAAGACCCGGCAGTGCTGCTTCAACATGCTGACAGAACTAGTGAACGTGCTGCCAGGGGCCCTGACACAGCATATTCCTGTTCTCATCCCAG GAATCATATTTTCTCTCAACGATAAGTCAAGCTCTTCAAATCTGAAGATAGATGCCCTGTCTTGCTTGTATGTGATCCTGTGCAACCATCAGCCTCAAGTCTTCCACCCCCACGTTCAGGCTATAGTGCCTCCTGTAGTTGCTTGTGTGGGGGATCCCTTTTATAAGATCACCTCTGAAGCACTGCTTGTCACCCAGCAGTTGGTCAAAGTCATTAGGCCACTGGATCAAACAGATGTTTTTGATGCCTCGCCCTACATTTCTGACCTTTTTGCCTGCACCATTAAAAGGCTGAAGGCAGCAGATATCGACCAGGAAGTCAAAGAGCGAGCTATTTCTTGTATGGGGCAAATTATCTGCAACCTTGGTGATAGCCTTGGTGCAGACCTACCAGGCACTCTCCTCATCTTCCTAGAGCGACTAAAGAATGAGATAACAAGGCTAACGACCGTCAAAGCTCTCACACTCATCGCCGGGTCAAAGCTGAAGATCAACCTGAGGCCAATCTTGGGTGAGGCTGTTCCCATTCTTGCCTCCTTCCTACGTAAGAACCAACGAGCGTTGAAACTAAGCACACTGGCTGCACTGGACATTCTGGTCAAGAACTACAGTGATAGTGTAACACCGGCTATGATTGACGCTGTACTGGCTGAGCTGCCACCTCTTATCAATGAAAGCGATATGCATGTCTCCCAGATGGCTATCAGCTTCCTCACCACGCTTGCACGAGTCCACCCTGACTCGCTGTCTAAGATAAGTGGCTCTATTTTGGCTGAACTCATAGCTTTGGTTCGTTCACCGTTGCTGCAAGGTGGCGCTCTTAGCGCCATGCTGGAATTCTTCCAGGCTCTTGTAGCTACGGGAACTGCCAGCTTGGGCTACATGGACCTGCTACGTATGCTAACAGGTCCTGTGTATGCCCAGAGTGCAGCGCTCACCCATAAGCAATCCTACTACTCCATTGCAAAGTGCGTGGCCGCTCTTACCCGTGCTTGTCCTAAAGAGGGCCCTGCAGTGGTGGGACAGTTCATTCAAGATGTGAAGAACTCGCGCTCCACTGACTCCATCCGATTGCTGGCACTGCTTTCCCTTGGAGAGGTCGGCCATCACGTTGATCTGAGCAGTCAGCCTGAGCTAAAAACAGTCATTCTGGATGCCTTCTCTTCAGCCAGTGAAGAGGTCAAATCAGCTGCTTCATATGCGTTAGGCAGCATCAGCGTGGGGAACCTCCCGGAGTACCTGCCCTTTGTCCTGCAAGAGATCTCTGGCCAACCCAAGCGACAGTACCTGCTGTTGCACTCTCTCAAGGAAATCATCAGCTCTGCCTCAGTGGCAGGTCTTAAACCATATGTTGAAAATGTGTGGGCGCTGTTGCTCAAACACTGCGAGTGTACAGAAGAAGGCACACGGAACGTGGTAGCAGAATGTTTGGGAAAGTTAACACTCATCGACCCGGAGACTCTTCTTCCCAGGCTAAAAGGCTATCTCTTATCAG GATCATCTTATGCCAGGAGCTCTGTAGTCACAGCTGTTAAATTCACAATCTCGGATCACCCACAGACGATTGACCCCCTTCTTAAAAACTGCATAG GTGATTTCTTGAAAACACTGGAAGATCCAGACCTCAATGTACGAAGAGTGGCTTTAGTTACCTTCAACTCTGCAGCTCATAACAAACCTTCTCTTATTCGAGAGCTGTTGGATACAGTTCTCCCTCATTTATACAATGAGACCAAAGTGCGCAAGGATTTAATCCGAGAG GTTGAGATGGGTCCCTTCAAACACACAGTGGACGATGGTCTGGACATCCGGAAGGCTGCATTTGAATGCATGTACACTCTATTAGACAGTTGCCTTGATAGACTTGACATCTTTGAATTCTTAAACCATGTTGAAGACGGACTTAAGGACCATTACGATATCAAG ATGCTGACATTCCTCATGCTGGCCAGATTATCTAGTCTGTGTCCAAGTGCAGTGTTACAGAGGTTGGACAGACTTGTAGAGCCGCTTAGGGCAACGTGCACCACAAAG GTAAAAGCTAACTCTGTGAAGCAAGAGTTTGAAAAGCAGGACGAGCTCAAACGATCTGCCATGCGGGCAGTAGTGGCCTTGCTAACCATCCCAGAGGCCGAGAAGAGCCCCCTAATGAGTGAGTTCCAGTCTCAGATCAGCTCCAACCCAGAGCTGGCTGCCATCTTTGACAGCATCCAGAGGGACTCCTCCAGCACCAACATGGAATCCATGGACACCACTTAA